Proteins encoded within one genomic window of Dehalococcoidia bacterium:
- a CDS encoding TlyA family RNA methyltransferase translates to MATNPRKQRLDVALVERGLAVSREKAQAMILAGDVRVAGQAEKRASVAVAADATIEVAQPPRFVSRGGEKLDHALDVFGIAVDGVCALDVGASTGGFTHVLLQRGASRVFAVDVGYGQLDQRLRDDARVVVMERTHVRDLPALPEQPRLATIDVSFISLTRALPPVIAALAGGAPIVALVKPQFEAGKDDVGRDGVVRDPLTHATVIGRAAWWAVNHGLRVRGVTTSPLLGPAGNREFFLHLETPA, encoded by the coding sequence ATGGCGACAAATCCCAGGAAGCAGCGGCTCGACGTGGCCCTCGTCGAACGGGGGCTGGCCGTGTCGCGTGAGAAGGCGCAGGCGATGATCCTCGCCGGCGACGTGCGGGTCGCCGGCCAGGCGGAGAAGCGGGCGTCGGTGGCGGTGGCGGCGGACGCGACGATCGAAGTGGCGCAGCCGCCGCGATTTGTCAGCCGCGGCGGTGAGAAGCTCGACCACGCCCTCGACGTGTTCGGCATCGCCGTCGATGGCGTCTGTGCGCTTGATGTCGGCGCATCGACCGGCGGCTTCACCCATGTGCTGCTCCAACGCGGCGCATCGCGCGTGTTTGCCGTCGACGTCGGCTACGGGCAACTCGACCAGCGGCTGCGCGACGACGCTCGCGTCGTCGTGATGGAGCGCACGCACGTGCGCGACCTGCCGGCGTTGCCGGAGCAGCCGCGGTTGGCAACCATCGACGTGTCTTTCATCTCGCTGACGCGGGCGCTGCCGCCGGTGATCGCCGCGCTTGCGGGCGGCGCCCCGATCGTCGCGCTTGTGAAGCCGCAGTTCGAAGCGGGCAAGGACGACGTCGGCCGTGACGGCGTCGTGCGGGATCCGCTGACGCACGCGACGGTGATCGGCCGCGCGGCGTGGTGGGCGGTGAATCACGGGCTGCGCGTGCGGGGCGTGACGACGTCGCCGCTGCTCGGGCCGGCGGGCAACCGGGAGTTCTTCCTGCACCTGGAGACCCCTGCATGA
- a CDS encoding class I SAM-dependent methyltransferase produces MKDYEPVMSFGEDVAGMYGDAQRGDEVAAVAFLEKLAGEGPALELAIGAGRIALPLAARGVRVDGVDISPAMVAQLHAKPGGDEIAVTIGDFADVPVAGTYRLIYVVWNSLFNLLTQDDEVRCFENVAAHLTEDGSFVIEAGSPAMLYRLQNDQYVEAEAIEVGEVRLDVLRHEPATQMLDESHVTLSREGIRLNPVVQRYAWPAELDLMARIAGLRLKERWDDWSRSPYTAMGSTVVSVYGR; encoded by the coding sequence ATGAAGGACTACGAGCCGGTCATGAGTTTCGGCGAGGACGTCGCCGGCATGTACGGCGACGCGCAACGCGGCGATGAGGTTGCGGCCGTCGCGTTCCTGGAAAAGCTGGCGGGAGAAGGCCCCGCTCTGGAACTCGCTATCGGCGCCGGCCGGATCGCGCTGCCGCTCGCCGCTCGCGGGGTCCGCGTCGACGGCGTCGACATCTCACCGGCGATGGTCGCGCAGCTACACGCCAAGCCCGGTGGCGACGAGATCGCCGTCACGATCGGCGACTTCGCCGATGTTCCGGTCGCGGGCACGTACCGATTGATCTACGTCGTGTGGAACTCGCTGTTCAACCTGCTGACGCAGGACGACGAGGTGCGCTGCTTCGAGAACGTTGCCGCACATCTCACCGAGGACGGCTCGTTCGTCATCGAGGCTGGTTCGCCCGCCATGCTCTACCGATTGCAGAACGATCAGTACGTCGAAGCAGAAGCAATCGAGGTCGGCGAGGTGCGCCTGGACGTGCTGCGGCACGAGCCGGCCACGCAGATGCTCGACGAGAGCCACGTGACCCTCTCGCGCGAAGGGATACGGCTGAACCCTGTCGTCCAGCGGTACGCGTGGCCCGCCGAGCTTGACCTGATGGCGCGGATCGCCGGGCTGCGCCTGAAGGAGCGTTGGGACGACTGGAGCCGAAGCCCGTACACCGCCATGGGCAGCACCGTCGTGTCCGTCTACGGTCGCTGA
- a CDS encoding translation factor GTPase family protein yields the protein MRTLNLGILAHVDAGKTTLTERLLYAAGVIDEIGSVDDGSTQTDSLALERQRGITIKSAVVSFVINDVTVNLIDTPGHPDFIAEVERVLGVLDGAVLVISAVEGVQAQTRVLMRTLQRLHIPTIIFVNKIDRGGAHDQRVLQDIAEKLTPAIIAMGTVSDAGTRSAGFTPYGAADVTFAATLADLLADHNDAFLAAFVDDETAVSYCRLRDELAEQTRQALAHPVFFGSAITGAGVDSLIAGITELLPAAECDVDGPVSGTVFKVERGPAGERISYVRMFSGTVRTRDRLPAAGNDERKVTAISVFDRGSAVTRASIAAGQIGKLWGLGDIQIGDAIGISRNAERHHFAPPTLETVIVPQRAADKGALRVALEQLAEQDPLINLRQDDVRQETYVSLYGEVQKEVIQETLAADFNIDVDFRETTTICIERPTGIGAAAEFMRGRHNPFLATIGLRVEPAPVGAGVEFRLAAEVLGTMPLAFFKAVEDTVMATLHQGVYGWQVVDCTVTMTHSGYAGRHSLGHQPFNKSMSSTGADFRGLTPLVLLNALQQAGTMVYEPVQRFHLEIPADTFRATAPVLARLRAVPQSQEKRGSSYVLKGDIPAARIHELQQELRTLTRGEGALECVFDRYEPVSGTVPTRPRTDHSPLDRKEYLLHVLRRV from the coding sequence ATGCGAACGTTGAACCTTGGGATTTTGGCGCATGTAGACGCCGGTAAGACAACCCTCACCGAGCGGCTGCTCTACGCAGCCGGCGTCATCGACGAGATCGGCAGCGTCGATGACGGAAGTACGCAGACCGATTCCCTGGCGCTCGAACGGCAACGCGGCATCACGATCAAGTCCGCCGTCGTGTCGTTCGTCATCAATGACGTCACCGTCAACCTGATCGACACACCCGGCCACCCGGACTTCATCGCCGAGGTGGAACGCGTGTTGGGCGTGCTCGACGGCGCCGTGCTCGTGATCTCCGCCGTCGAGGGCGTGCAGGCGCAGACCCGCGTGCTTATGCGGACGCTGCAACGTCTGCACATTCCCACCATCATCTTCGTGAACAAGATCGACCGCGGCGGCGCACACGATCAACGCGTGCTGCAGGACATCGCCGAAAAGCTGACGCCGGCGATCATCGCCATGGGAACGGTAAGCGACGCCGGCACACGCAGTGCTGGCTTCACGCCGTATGGCGCAGCCGACGTTACGTTTGCCGCGACGCTGGCTGACCTGCTCGCCGACCACAACGATGCATTCCTGGCAGCGTTCGTCGACGACGAGACGGCAGTGTCGTATTGCCGGCTCCGCGACGAGCTGGCGGAGCAGACCAGGCAGGCGCTCGCGCATCCGGTGTTCTTCGGCTCGGCGATCACCGGAGCAGGCGTGGACTCGCTGATCGCCGGCATCACGGAGTTGCTGCCCGCCGCCGAGTGCGATGTCGATGGCCCAGTCTCGGGCACCGTATTCAAGGTCGAACGCGGACCGGCCGGCGAGCGGATCTCGTACGTCCGGATGTTCTCGGGAACGGTACGGACGCGCGATCGGCTGCCTGCCGCCGGGAACGACGAGCGAAAGGTGACCGCGATCAGCGTGTTCGACCGCGGCTCGGCCGTCACGCGCGCGTCTATCGCCGCGGGCCAAATCGGCAAGCTCTGGGGGCTCGGCGACATCCAGATCGGCGACGCGATCGGCATATCGCGAAACGCCGAGCGGCATCATTTCGCGCCGCCGACGCTGGAAACGGTGATCGTCCCGCAGCGCGCCGCCGACAAGGGCGCGCTCCGCGTCGCGCTCGAACAGCTCGCTGAGCAGGATCCGCTGATCAACCTGCGGCAGGACGATGTCAGGCAGGAAACGTACGTCTCCCTGTACGGTGAGGTGCAGAAAGAGGTCATCCAGGAGACGCTGGCGGCCGACTTCAACATCGACGTCGACTTCCGCGAAACGACGACGATCTGCATCGAACGGCCGACCGGAATCGGTGCGGCGGCGGAATTCATGCGCGGGCGGCACAATCCGTTTCTCGCGACCATCGGGCTGCGCGTAGAGCCGGCCCCGGTCGGCGCAGGCGTCGAGTTCAGGCTCGCAGCCGAGGTGCTGGGGACGATGCCGCTCGCGTTCTTCAAGGCGGTCGAGGACACCGTGATGGCGACGCTGCACCAGGGGGTCTACGGATGGCAGGTCGTTGACTGCACCGTGACCATGACGCATTCCGGCTACGCGGGGCGGCATAGCCTGGGCCATCAACCCTTTAACAAGAGCATGTCGAGCACCGGCGCTGACTTCCGCGGACTGACGCCGCTGGTGCTGCTCAACGCGCTGCAACAGGCGGGGACCATGGTCTACGAGCCGGTCCAGCGCTTCCATCTCGAGATTCCGGCGGACACGTTTCGGGCCACGGCGCCGGTACTGGCGCGGCTGCGTGCCGTCCCCCAATCACAAGAGAAGCGAGGGTCGTCGTACGTGCTGAAGGGCGATATTCCCGCAGCGCGCATCCACGAGTTGCAGCAAGAGCTGCGCACACTCACGCGCGGCGAAGGAGCGCTGGAGTGCGTCTTCGACCGCTACGAACCGGTGAGCGGCACGGTCCCGACGCGCCCGCGGACGGACCACAGTCCGCTCGACCGCAAAGAGTACCTGCTGCACGTGTTGCGGCGGGTCTAA
- a CDS encoding CoB--CoM heterodisulfide reductase iron-sulfur subunit B family protein → MSAMKYAFWPGCVSKGAAPELYVSTIRVAQELGIELVELDQATCTGAGVIQEQNPEMADALNARTFAMAQRLGLPLMNICSTCQGIESMVQDKLAKNPEYLAKVNTVLADEGLEYTPGLEIKNFLWILVEDIGLDKIRSMVKRPLSGLKIGPFYGCYILRPSEILGFDEHPDRDKYLEMVIEAVGAEVVDYEGKKKCCGFPLLTINRENSLKQAGNHIHEAQDEGADALVSPCPLCHLNLDAQQPAAKAVTKFDIDLPIMHLPQMMGLAMGIDPKDLRLNHHVVSTKRLIEKLPELASV, encoded by the coding sequence ATGAGCGCGATGAAGTATGCATTCTGGCCGGGCTGCGTTTCGAAGGGGGCGGCGCCCGAGCTGTACGTCTCGACGATCCGGGTGGCGCAGGAACTGGGCATCGAGTTGGTCGAACTGGACCAGGCGACGTGCACGGGCGCCGGCGTCATCCAGGAGCAGAATCCCGAGATGGCCGACGCGCTCAACGCACGCACGTTTGCGATGGCGCAGCGCCTGGGGCTGCCGCTGATGAACATTTGCTCGACGTGCCAGGGCATCGAGAGCATGGTGCAGGACAAGCTGGCGAAGAACCCCGAGTACCTGGCGAAGGTCAATACCGTGCTGGCCGACGAAGGCCTGGAGTACACGCCGGGGCTGGAGATCAAGAACTTCCTGTGGATCCTCGTCGAGGACATTGGGCTCGACAAGATCAGGTCGATGGTGAAACGGCCGCTCAGCGGGCTGAAGATCGGGCCGTTCTACGGCTGCTACATCCTGCGCCCGAGCGAGATCCTGGGCTTCGACGAGCACCCGGACCGCGACAAGTACCTGGAGATGGTGATCGAGGCGGTCGGCGCGGAAGTCGTCGACTACGAGGGCAAGAAGAAGTGCTGCGGCTTCCCGCTGCTGACGATCAACCGCGAGAACTCGCTGAAGCAGGCCGGCAATCACATCCACGAAGCGCAGGACGAAGGCGCCGATGCGCTCGTGTCGCCGTGTCCGCTCTGCCACCTGAACCTCGACGCGCAGCAGCCTGCAGCTAAGGCCGTGACCAAGTTCGACATTGACCTGCCGATCATGCACCTGCCGCAGATGATGGGGCTGGCGATGGGCATCGACCCGAAGGACTTGCGCCTCAACCACCACGTCGTGTCGACGAAGAGACTGATCGAGAAGCTGCCGGAGCTCGCGAGCGTCTAA
- the sdhB gene encoding succinate dehydrogenase iron-sulfur subunit, with amino-acid sequence MKVKLSVQRTDPESGKTGYSKYEIEAPENTTVLDALIQIREYEDGTLALRCSCRSAICGSCSMRVDGQARLACRAKIIALTRGNEEQELTVEPMGNMPVIKDLVVDMESFWAKVRQVDPYIQPNVEPPPDEEYRVPNESMLDLTHTMNCIMCGACVSDCTVLEVDKNFIAPAALAKAYRVTADPRDGKAHERLEKLSEYGGIWDCTRCNMCVEVCPKGVAPMNRIMQLREMAIEAGITNNAGSRHTAIFTKSITDGGRLNEVWMVPGSVGMFNIPRMTKEMPGALRMMRVGKLPLGQAIPPGLPGSHKISGMERVRNLIRKSASLKPRKPEVVES; translated from the coding sequence ATGAAGGTCAAACTCAGCGTACAGCGCACCGACCCCGAGTCCGGCAAGACCGGCTACAGCAAATACGAAATCGAAGCGCCCGAAAATACGACCGTGCTCGACGCGCTAATCCAGATCCGGGAATACGAAGACGGCACGCTGGCGCTGCGCTGCTCCTGCCGGAGCGCGATCTGCGGCTCCTGCTCGATGCGCGTCGATGGCCAGGCGCGGCTCGCCTGCCGCGCGAAGATCATCGCGCTGACGCGGGGCAACGAAGAGCAGGAACTGACCGTCGAGCCGATGGGCAACATGCCCGTGATCAAGGATCTCGTCGTCGACATGGAGTCCTTCTGGGCGAAGGTGCGACAGGTCGATCCGTACATTCAGCCGAACGTCGAGCCGCCGCCCGACGAGGAATATCGCGTGCCGAACGAGTCGATGCTCGACCTGACGCACACGATGAACTGCATCATGTGCGGCGCCTGCGTCAGCGACTGCACGGTGCTCGAAGTGGATAAGAACTTCATCGCGCCGGCAGCGCTCGCGAAGGCATATCGCGTGACAGCCGACCCGCGCGACGGCAAGGCGCATGAACGGTTGGAGAAACTGAGCGAGTACGGCGGTATCTGGGACTGCACGCGCTGCAACATGTGCGTCGAGGTGTGCCCGAAGGGCGTCGCGCCGATGAATCGCATCATGCAGTTGCGCGAGATGGCGATCGAGGCGGGGATCACGAACAACGCGGGCTCGCGTCACACGGCGATCTTCACCAAGTCGATCACGGATGGCGGGCGCCTCAACGAAGTGTGGATGGTGCCGGGCTCTGTCGGCATGTTCAACATCCCGCGCATGACGAAGGAGATGCCGGGCGCGCTTCGGATGATGCGCGTCGGCAAGCTGCCGCTCGGCCAGGCGATCCCGCCGGGGCTGCCGGGTTCGCACAAGATCAGTGGGATGGAGCGGGTGCGCAACCTGATCCGCAAGTCGGCTTCGTTGAAGCCCCGGAAGCCGGAGGTCGTCGAATCATGA
- a CDS encoding FAD-binding protein, with product MAVYDHDILVIGAGLAGMRAAIAAQQAGANVAMISKVHPVRSHSNAAQGGVNGPGIGEDGGPWEEHAYETIKASDYLGDQDAIEILAQEGGGEVLQMEHWGVVFSRRADGRMATRRFGGMGKARTFFVGAITGQAMLHVLYEQLMKPGIFNAMRNYEEWFVTSLIVDDGYCRGCVAMNIRTGELHAITAKATIIATGGLGRVYEPSTNALICTGDGISLGYRAGAAIMDMEMVQIHPTTLQGSGVLITEGARGEGAYLLNKDGERFMEKYAPNMMELASRDVVSRAEQTEIDEGRGVDGSVYLDMRHLGEKLIKERLEEIYEIARDLVNIDIVNELLPIRPGVHYIMGGVKTDFNGLCSLPGLYSAGEAACVSVHGANRVGANSLLDTIVFGRRAAEHAVETVCTKTFRPIPESVVEEDRKMIRSVIDRPTNGDRIAKIRRDMGETMSVNVGMFRSPDKLNEQLGVLKDLRARYDKVGVEDKGKVFNTDLLFHIELGYMLDCAEMITKSAIERKESRGAHTRLDFPNRDDENWLKHIALTRQPDGSEKMSYIPVTITKWEPQERKY from the coding sequence ATGGCTGTCTACGATCACGACATTCTCGTCATCGGCGCCGGGCTCGCCGGCATGCGCGCGGCGATCGCGGCGCAGCAGGCAGGCGCCAACGTCGCGATGATCTCGAAGGTGCACCCGGTGCGGTCGCACTCGAACGCCGCGCAAGGGGGCGTCAACGGCCCCGGCATCGGCGAGGACGGCGGGCCGTGGGAGGAGCACGCCTACGAGACCATCAAGGCGTCGGACTACCTCGGCGACCAGGACGCGATCGAGATCCTGGCGCAGGAGGGCGGCGGCGAGGTGCTCCAGATGGAGCACTGGGGCGTCGTCTTCAGCCGCCGCGCGGACGGCCGCATGGCGACGCGGCGGTTCGGCGGCATGGGCAAGGCGCGCACGTTTTTCGTCGGGGCGATCACCGGCCAGGCGATGCTGCACGTGCTCTACGAACAACTCATGAAGCCCGGCATCTTCAACGCGATGCGCAACTACGAGGAGTGGTTCGTCACCAGCCTGATCGTCGACGACGGCTACTGTCGCGGCTGCGTGGCGATGAACATCCGCACCGGTGAACTGCACGCGATCACGGCGAAGGCGACGATCATCGCGACGGGCGGGCTGGGGAGGGTGTACGAGCCTTCGACGAACGCGCTGATCTGCACCGGCGACGGCATCTCGCTGGGTTACCGCGCGGGCGCCGCGATCATGGACATGGAGATGGTGCAGATCCACCCGACGACGCTCCAGGGCTCGGGCGTCCTGATCACCGAGGGAGCGCGTGGGGAAGGCGCGTACCTGCTGAACAAGGACGGCGAGCGCTTCATGGAGAAGTACGCGCCGAACATGATGGAACTGGCATCGCGGGACGTCGTATCGCGCGCGGAGCAGACGGAGATCGACGAGGGCCGCGGCGTCGACGGCTCCGTGTACCTGGACATGCGCCATCTCGGCGAGAAACTCATCAAAGAGCGCCTCGAGGAGATCTACGAGATCGCACGCGACCTGGTGAACATCGACATCGTCAACGAACTGCTGCCGATTCGCCCGGGCGTCCATTACATCATGGGCGGCGTCAAGACGGACTTCAACGGCCTCTGTTCGCTGCCGGGGCTCTATTCCGCGGGGGAAGCAGCGTGCGTGAGCGTGCACGGCGCCAACCGCGTCGGCGCGAATTCGCTGCTCGACACGATCGTCTTCGGTCGTCGCGCCGCCGAGCACGCCGTCGAGACGGTCTGCACCAAGACCTTCCGGCCGATCCCGGAGAGCGTCGTCGAAGAAGACCGCAAGATGATTCGCTCAGTCATCGACCGGCCGACGAACGGCGACCGCATCGCGAAGATCAGGCGCGACATGGGCGAGACGATGAGCGTGAACGTCGGCATGTTCCGGAGCCCGGACAAGCTCAACGAGCAACTCGGCGTGCTGAAGGACCTGCGCGCGCGTTACGACAAGGTCGGCGTCGAGGACAAGGGCAAGGTGTTCAATACCGACCTGTTGTTCCATATCGAACTCGGCTACATGCTGGACTGCGCGGAGATGATCACGAAGAGCGCGATCGAGCGGAAGGAGAGCCGCGGCGCGCATACGCGACTGGACTTCCCGAACCGCGACGACGAGAACTGGCTGAAACACATCGCGCTGACGCGTCAACCCGACGGTTCAGAGAAGATGTCCTACATCCCTGTGACGATCACGAAGTGGGAGCCACAGGAAAGGAAGTACTAG
- a CDS encoding LLM class F420-dependent oxidoreductase: protein MRIGLQVPYFTWLNGPPVGEAFGGVAQRAEAAGFDSLWVMDHFFQIPGVGPPEFDMLESYTTLGFAAAKTSRIKLGTMVTGVTYRHPGILVKTATTLDVLSGGRAYFGIGAAWFDREHAGLGVPFPPLKQRFEMLEETLQIAGRMWSDNNGPYEGAHYQLAETLSVPQPVSKPHPPILIGGRGEKKTLRLVARYADAWNMGTSFNDDGVAEFKRLSGVLRAHCEREGRAYGDIEKTVLTTLMVRLDGGGRWLSPAQAIAQFQDFAEAGVDQVIVNMPHVEVPETLDFLAARGVPEVHKLQVRA, encoded by the coding sequence ATGCGCATCGGCCTGCAAGTACCGTACTTCACGTGGCTCAACGGGCCTCCGGTCGGGGAGGCGTTCGGCGGTGTCGCCCAGCGCGCCGAGGCCGCCGGCTTCGATTCGCTCTGGGTCATGGACCACTTCTTCCAGATCCCCGGCGTCGGGCCGCCTGAGTTCGACATGCTCGAGAGTTACACGACGCTCGGGTTCGCCGCCGCGAAGACTTCGCGCATTAAGCTCGGCACCATGGTGACCGGCGTCACCTATCGGCATCCCGGCATCCTCGTGAAGACCGCGACGACCCTCGACGTGCTATCGGGCGGCCGTGCGTACTTCGGCATCGGCGCCGCATGGTTCGACCGCGAGCACGCGGGACTCGGCGTGCCGTTTCCGCCGCTCAAGCAACGCTTCGAGATGCTCGAAGAGACGCTGCAGATCGCCGGCCGGATGTGGAGCGATAACAACGGCCCCTACGAGGGCGCCCACTACCAACTCGCGGAAACGCTCTCCGTGCCGCAGCCGGTATCGAAGCCGCACCCGCCGATCCTGATCGGTGGCCGCGGCGAGAAGAAGACGCTCCGTCTCGTCGCCAGGTACGCCGACGCCTGGAACATGGGCACGTCATTCAACGACGACGGCGTCGCCGAGTTCAAACGCCTTTCCGGCGTCCTGCGCGCGCACTGCGAGCGCGAGGGCCGCGCCTACGGCGACATCGAGAAGACGGTGCTCACGACGCTGATGGTGCGCCTCGATGGCGGCGGCCGCTGGCTGTCGCCGGCACAGGCGATTGCGCAGTTTCAGGACTTCGCCGAAGCAGGCGTCGACCAGGTGATCGTCAACATGCCTCACGTCGAGGTGCCGGAGACGCTCGACTTTTTGGCGGCGCGGGGCGTACCGGAGGTCCACAAGCTGCAGGTCCGCGCGTAG
- a CDS encoding amidohydrolase family protein, whose translation MRAKKTDRELPILLPFVPGQASNGEFVPKERTPAHRRAEALAHGMAEDIAKKRGLDRRRFLMSAGGMAVTLAAINLAGCDDDDTRDLPEGVDSGGTFNTPADADPDAVCEVLDGDEFIFDVQTHHVDPEGPWVNESPATAGAFRLFPGDPACNETDQLDCLSRYYYAHDIFLESDTTIAVLSDTPSGNDSTDPLNFDEMKRTRDIMNELSPANTGRLRLHSVVVPNAPAGLDAALERMQARAETLDVAAWKIYTPYGPGGRGWMLDDDMGIAVIEQARALGVKTICAHKGLPLFGFDRAAASPRDIGVVAAAYPDMNFVVYHSGWFPGHREAAYNADQAEGVDVLVKSLVDNGVQPNTNVYAELGSTWRNIMSDRTQAAHLLGKLIKYVGEDNVLWGTDCIWTGSPQPQIVAFRAFQIEPQFAQQYGYGALTDDVKRKIFGMNAARLYGVDPETQRCKIERDQVEELRQTYMELEPDTHEVRWAPKGPTTRRGMLRWFADHGGKWQLG comes from the coding sequence ATGCGTGCGAAGAAGACCGACCGAGAGTTGCCCATCCTGCTGCCGTTCGTCCCCGGCCAGGCGAGCAACGGCGAATTCGTGCCGAAAGAGCGCACGCCGGCGCATCGCCGCGCGGAAGCGCTCGCGCACGGCATGGCCGAAGACATCGCCAAGAAGCGCGGCCTTGACCGCCGTCGCTTCCTGATGAGCGCAGGCGGCATGGCCGTCACGCTCGCCGCGATCAATCTCGCAGGCTGCGACGACGACGACACCCGCGATCTCCCCGAAGGCGTCGACTCCGGCGGCACGTTCAACACGCCCGCCGACGCCGATCCCGACGCCGTCTGCGAAGTGCTCGACGGCGACGAGTTCATCTTCGACGTGCAGACGCACCACGTCGACCCGGAAGGGCCGTGGGTGAACGAGAGCCCGGCGACGGCGGGCGCCTTCCGCCTCTTTCCCGGCGACCCTGCCTGTAACGAGACGGACCAACTCGACTGCTTGAGCCGCTACTACTACGCGCACGACATCTTCCTCGAAAGCGACACCACGATCGCCGTCCTTTCGGACACGCCCTCGGGCAACGACTCGACCGATCCCTTGAACTTCGACGAAATGAAGCGCACGCGCGACATCATGAACGAGCTGTCGCCCGCCAACACCGGCCGGCTGCGCCTGCACAGCGTCGTCGTGCCCAACGCGCCCGCCGGCCTCGATGCGGCGCTCGAACGCATGCAGGCTCGCGCCGAGACGCTCGATGTCGCGGCGTGGAAGATCTACACGCCATATGGCCCCGGCGGCCGCGGCTGGATGCTCGACGACGATATGGGCATTGCCGTCATCGAGCAGGCGCGTGCGCTGGGCGTGAAGACGATCTGCGCCCACAAGGGGCTGCCGCTCTTCGGCTTCGACCGCGCCGCCGCGTCGCCGCGCGATATCGGCGTCGTCGCGGCGGCGTATCCCGACATGAACTTCGTCGTGTATCACTCGGGCTGGTTTCCGGGGCATCGCGAAGCGGCGTACAACGCGGACCAGGCCGAAGGCGTCGACGTGCTCGTCAAGAGCCTCGTCGATAACGGCGTCCAACCGAACACGAACGTCTACGCCGAACTCGGCTCGACGTGGCGCAACATCATGAGCGACCGCACGCAGGCGGCGCATCTGCTCGGCAAGCTGATCAAGTACGTCGGCGAAGACAACGTGCTGTGGGGTACCGACTGCATCTGGACGGGATCGCCGCAACCGCAGATCGTCGCCTTTCGCGCGTTCCAGATCGAGCCGCAGTTCGCGCAGCAGTACGGCTATGGCGCGCTGACCGACGATGTGAAGCGCAAGATCTTCGGCATGAACGCCGCGCGGCTCTACGGCGTCGATCCGGAGACGCAGCGATGCAAGATCGAACGCGATCAGGTCGAAGAGCTGCGCCAGACGTACATGGAGTTGGAGCCGGACACGCACGAGGTCCGCTGGGCGCCCAAGGGCCCGACGACGCGACGCGGCATGCTCCGCTGGTTCGCGGACCACGGCGGCAAGTGGCAGTTGGGCTGA
- a CDS encoding GGDEF domain-containing protein has translation MSPLRSLRVRRAALLSAGGLAVFLSYVAVMTGTATDATIGPVSIAAVAFPGLVTGLVLVAYVAWETRNVQAASHLAQELSTQLVRKEIEIGRISTVDELTRLYARREFENSMKVEFERRRRYGRDLSLLLLDVAYVSAAGEGTLPKTYLLSEMAAIFRDVLRANDIGGRYTPERLGLLLPETDEIRAQIVADKIRAAVARHPLFGALQDGSPRATVSIGIVIADYAFATCEEFAVAAETALAEAIAAGPNQVRMYTRAQPAHDESGPFRLAS, from the coding sequence GTGAGCCCACTGCGAAGTCTTCGCGTCCGCAGGGCGGCGTTACTGTCGGCAGGCGGCCTGGCCGTCTTCCTGTCGTACGTCGCCGTCATGACGGGCACCGCGACCGACGCGACGATTGGTCCGGTCAGCATCGCAGCCGTCGCGTTTCCGGGATTGGTGACCGGCCTCGTGCTCGTCGCCTACGTTGCGTGGGAGACCCGCAATGTACAGGCCGCAAGCCACCTCGCCCAAGAGTTGAGCACGCAGCTCGTCCGCAAGGAAATCGAGATCGGCCGCATCTCCACGGTCGATGAGCTTACGCGCCTCTACGCGCGCCGCGAGTTCGAGAACAGCATGAAGGTCGAGTTCGAGCGGCGGCGCCGCTATGGCCGCGACCTCTCGCTGCTCCTGCTCGATGTGGCGTACGTGAGCGCCGCCGGCGAGGGAACGCTGCCGAAGACCTACCTGCTGTCCGAGATGGCGGCGATCTTTCGCGATGTGCTGCGCGCGAACGACATCGGCGGCCGCTACACGCCGGAGCGCCTCGGCCTGCTGCTGCCGGAGACGGACGAGATCCGCGCCCAGATCGTCGCCGACAAGATCCGCGCCGCCGTCGCGAGGCATCCGTTGTTCGGCGCGCTCCAGGACGGCAGCCCGCGCGCCACGGTTTCGATCGGCATCGTCATCGCCGACTACGCCTTCGCGACCTGCGAAGAGTTCGCCGTCGCTGCCGAAACGGCGCTCGCCGAAGCGATCGCCGCGGGCCCCAACCAGGTACGCATGTACACCCGCGCGCAGCCCGCCCACGACGAGAGCGGCCCCTTCCGCCTCGCGAGCTAA